In the Aneurinibacillus soli genome, one interval contains:
- the argF gene encoding ornithine carbamoyltransferase: MTVAEQLKGKDFLCLSDYTKEEIQYLLDLAAKLKDEQKKGIPHPHLAGKTLGMIFEKSSTRTRVSFEVGMYQLGGMAMFLSGRDLQIGRGEPISDTAQVLSRYIDGIMIRTFSDDMVRELAEFASIPIINGLTDMQHPCQVMADFQTIIEQKGKLEGLKLAYVGDGNNMVHSLMIGAAKVGMHVSVASPAGYEPNASVTEMTKQFAQETGVNVVVTHDPMEAVKDADVIYTDVWASMGQEAEQQERIEKFKGFEVNGEMMKQANPDAIFLHCLPAHRGEEVAAEVIDGPQSRVFDQAENRLHAQKAVLVALMG; this comes from the coding sequence ATGACAGTAGCTGAACAATTAAAGGGCAAGGATTTCCTCTGCCTCTCTGATTATACAAAAGAAGAAATCCAGTATTTACTCGATCTGGCGGCGAAGCTGAAAGATGAGCAGAAAAAAGGAATCCCGCATCCACATCTGGCGGGCAAAACACTTGGCATGATTTTCGAAAAATCATCCACTCGTACCCGTGTATCGTTTGAAGTGGGGATGTACCAGCTCGGTGGGATGGCGATGTTCCTGAGCGGACGCGACTTACAGATCGGACGTGGTGAGCCGATCTCGGATACGGCGCAAGTATTATCGCGCTACATTGACGGCATCATGATTCGGACGTTCTCGGATGATATGGTGCGTGAGCTTGCGGAATTCGCATCGATTCCGATCATTAACGGGCTGACCGACATGCAGCACCCATGCCAGGTGATGGCGGACTTCCAGACGATCATCGAGCAGAAAGGCAAGCTGGAAGGATTGAAGCTTGCGTATGTAGGAGATGGCAATAACATGGTACATTCTCTGATGATCGGAGCGGCGAAAGTGGGCATGCATGTATCGGTTGCGTCCCCGGCAGGCTATGAGCCGAATGCGAGCGTAACCGAGATGACCAAACAATTCGCGCAGGAAACAGGCGTGAATGTTGTCGTTACGCATGATCCGATGGAAGCGGTAAAAGATGCCGATGTCATCTACACAGACGTATGGGCAAGCATGGGTCAGGAAGCGGAGCAGCAGGAACGGATTGAGAAGTTCAAAGGTTTTGAAGTGAACGGAGAGATGATGAAGCAGGCGAATCCGGATGCGATCTTCCTGCATTGTCTGCCAGCACACCGTGGGGAAGAAGTGGCGGCGGAAGTCATTGATGGTCCACAGTCACGCGTGTTTGATCAGGCGGAAAATCGTCTACATGCGCAAAAAGCGGTGCTTGTGGCGCTGATGGGCTAA
- a CDS encoding acetylornithine transaminase, protein MSSLFPNYGRWPIQIVKGEGNYLWDAAGNKYLDLVAGIAVTSLGNVPPKVKAKVQEQLDTLWHCSNLFEIPVQEKLADKLVSLTCGSRAFFCNSGAEANEAAIKLARRYMQKIKGENRYEVITFTQSFHGRTLATLTATGQDKVKDGFAPLPEGFVTVPYNDLEALTAAITDKTCAIMLEMIQGEGGVHPADPEFAEGIKQLCDQHDLLLIVDEVQTGIGRTGKWFAHQHYGLEPDIITMAKGLGSGFPIGAIVGKEKLADAFSAGSHGTTFGGNPLASAAGLATLETIEEDHYLDRVTEIGAFFAEELQKLAAKHPEVVNVRGKGLMMGVELAMEAAPVVNAMREQYHILLLMAGPNVVRLLPPFTITKEEIAHAVTVLDDVLTAVKANV, encoded by the coding sequence ATGAGTAGCTTATTTCCAAACTATGGACGCTGGCCGATTCAGATTGTAAAAGGAGAAGGCAATTATTTATGGGATGCGGCAGGCAACAAATATCTTGATCTTGTTGCAGGCATTGCAGTCACATCGCTTGGCAACGTTCCACCAAAAGTAAAAGCAAAAGTGCAGGAGCAACTTGATACGTTGTGGCATTGCTCCAACCTGTTCGAAATTCCGGTACAGGAGAAGCTTGCAGATAAGCTTGTGTCGCTCACATGTGGTAGCCGAGCATTTTTCTGCAACAGCGGTGCGGAAGCGAATGAGGCGGCGATTAAGCTTGCCCGCCGTTACATGCAGAAGATTAAAGGCGAGAATCGTTATGAAGTGATTACGTTTACCCAGTCGTTCCACGGTCGCACACTGGCGACACTGACAGCGACCGGACAGGATAAAGTAAAAGATGGATTCGCTCCGCTTCCAGAAGGATTTGTGACCGTACCGTACAATGATCTTGAAGCTCTTACAGCGGCGATTACCGATAAAACATGTGCAATTATGCTGGAGATGATCCAAGGTGAGGGCGGGGTCCATCCGGCTGATCCGGAATTTGCGGAAGGCATTAAACAGCTGTGTGACCAACACGATCTGTTGCTTATTGTCGATGAAGTACAGACAGGCATCGGGCGCACAGGCAAATGGTTTGCCCACCAGCATTATGGGCTTGAACCGGATATTATTACGATGGCAAAAGGACTGGGTAGCGGCTTCCCGATCGGCGCGATTGTCGGTAAGGAAAAGCTGGCTGACGCATTTAGCGCGGGTAGCCACGGGACGACATTCGGTGGTAATCCGCTCGCAAGCGCAGCCGGTCTTGCTACATTGGAAACGATTGAGGAAGACCATTATCTTGACCGCGTGACAGAGATTGGCGCATTTTTTGCAGAAGAATTGCAGAAGCTGGCAGCCAAGCATCCGGAAGTAGTCAACGTTCGTGGCAAAGGCCTGATGATGGGTGTGGAGCTTGCGATGGAGGCAGCGCCAGTCGTGAATGCGATGCGTGAGCAGTATCACATTCTGCTGCTGATGGCAGGTCCGAACGTGGTGCGTCTGCTCCCACCATTTACGATTACAAAAGAAGAAATTGCACATGCGGTGACGGTACTCGATGACGTATTGACGGCTGTAAAAGCAAACGTATAG
- a CDS encoding argininosuccinate synthase, whose protein sequence is MAKDKIILAYSGGLDTSVAIKWLQENYNYDVIAVALDVGEGKDLDFVRDKAIQVGAIKSYVVDAKELFANEFVLPALKANAMYEGKYPVVSALSRPLIAKVLVDIAAEEGAVAIAHGCTGKGNDQVRFDVSITALNPDLKIVAPVREWGMSRDEEIKYAMEHNIPIPIDLDNPFSIDQNLWGRACECGELENPWNEPPKGAYDLTAHLEDTPDTPEEIEIEFVQGKPVALNGKQMLLSELILELNQIAGKHGVGRIDHVENRLVGIKSREVYEAPGAITLILAHRELEFLTQPREIAQFKPIVEQKVSQVIYEGLWFSPITDALKAFVEETQKFVTGTIRVKLFKGHAIVVGRKSESSLYDENLATYGTEDTFDHKAAIGFVKLWGLQTQVFVQTNKDKLDHTPKAVIIDKKEAMQQ, encoded by the coding sequence ATGGCAAAGGACAAAATTATTCTCGCTTATTCTGGCGGCTTAGATACTTCCGTAGCAATCAAATGGCTACAAGAAAATTATAATTACGACGTTATTGCGGTAGCACTTGATGTCGGCGAAGGTAAAGACCTTGATTTCGTACGGGATAAGGCGATCCAGGTCGGCGCAATCAAATCATACGTAGTTGATGCAAAAGAACTGTTTGCAAACGAGTTTGTACTTCCGGCTCTGAAAGCAAATGCGATGTATGAAGGCAAATATCCAGTTGTATCGGCACTGTCTCGTCCGCTTATCGCGAAAGTGCTGGTTGACATCGCGGCAGAAGAAGGCGCAGTTGCCATCGCACACGGTTGCACAGGCAAAGGGAACGACCAGGTTCGTTTCGACGTTTCCATCACAGCACTCAATCCAGACCTCAAAATCGTCGCTCCAGTACGTGAGTGGGGTATGAGCCGTGACGAAGAAATCAAATATGCAATGGAGCACAACATTCCGATTCCAATCGATCTCGACAACCCGTTCAGCATCGACCAGAATCTGTGGGGACGTGCATGCGAGTGCGGCGAACTCGAAAATCCGTGGAACGAGCCGCCGAAGGGTGCGTATGACCTGACTGCTCATCTCGAAGATACACCGGATACACCGGAAGAAATCGAGATCGAATTTGTTCAAGGTAAACCAGTTGCGCTGAATGGCAAACAAATGCTTCTGAGCGAACTGATTCTTGAACTGAACCAAATCGCAGGCAAGCACGGGGTAGGCCGTATCGACCACGTAGAAAACCGTCTTGTTGGGATCAAATCTCGTGAAGTATACGAAGCACCGGGTGCGATCACACTCATTCTGGCACACCGTGAGCTGGAATTCCTGACACAGCCGCGTGAAATCGCACAGTTTAAACCGATCGTTGAACAAAAAGTTTCCCAGGTGATTTACGAAGGCCTGTGGTTCTCTCCAATTACAGATGCTCTCAAAGCATTCGTGGAAGAAACACAAAAATTCGTAACGGGTACAATCCGTGTGAAACTGTTCAAAGGCCATGCGATTGTTGTGGGACGTAAGTCAGAATCATCTCTGTACGATGAAAACTTGGCAACATACGGCACAGAAGACACATTCGATCACAAAGCAGCGATCGGGTTTGTTAAACTGTGGGGTCTGCAAACACAAGTGTTCGTTCAAACAAACAAAGACAAACTTGACCATACACCGAAAGCGGTTATTATCGATAAAAAAGAAGCGATGCAGCAATAA
- a CDS encoding carbamoyl phosphate synthase small subunit, with protein sequence MKGYLVLSTGEIFEGEWFGSAADCTGEVVFNTGMTGYQEVLSDPSYAGQIITFTYPLIGNYGINERDYESLKPACKGLIVGDLCEMPSHYESGHSLAEIATNYGIGVLSGIDTRAITQIVRTEGEVYGLLTTDRAKLDSFKPQPIGKVVPGVSVKEAQTYNEDAAGPHIALIDFGYKKSILTNLLNGGCKVTVMPYSVTYNEIVALNPDGIFLSNGPGDPKDLTPQLGELKQIVENYPTMGICLGHQLISLMFGCDTERLPYGHRGSNHPVKNVITGKVYLTSQNHGYVVKPESLAVSPLELTFVNVNDKSVEGVRHKTLPISSVQFHPEAHAGPDDTNHLFADFIRQCQATGEKSYA encoded by the coding sequence ATGAAAGGATACCTCGTATTAAGTACGGGCGAGATTTTTGAAGGAGAATGGTTTGGCAGCGCTGCGGATTGCACCGGTGAGGTCGTATTTAATACAGGTATGACAGGCTACCAGGAAGTGCTGTCTGACCCTTCTTATGCCGGACAGATTATTACGTTTACGTATCCGTTGATCGGAAACTACGGGATTAATGAACGGGATTATGAAAGCTTGAAGCCAGCTTGCAAAGGCTTAATCGTGGGCGACTTGTGTGAGATGCCAAGTCATTACGAATCGGGTCATTCGCTCGCAGAGATTGCGACTAACTATGGAATTGGTGTCCTGTCTGGCATTGATACACGTGCGATTACGCAGATTGTGCGGACGGAAGGTGAAGTATACGGTCTGCTGACTACCGATCGGGCGAAGCTTGATTCTTTCAAACCGCAACCGATTGGCAAGGTCGTACCTGGAGTATCGGTAAAAGAAGCCCAAACGTACAATGAAGATGCAGCAGGTCCGCATATTGCGCTTATTGATTTTGGTTACAAAAAATCCATTTTAACCAATCTGCTAAATGGCGGCTGCAAGGTAACTGTGATGCCGTACAGCGTGACCTATAACGAGATTGTAGCACTCAATCCAGACGGCATATTCCTGTCGAACGGACCAGGAGATCCGAAAGACCTGACGCCGCAACTCGGTGAGTTGAAGCAGATCGTAGAGAACTACCCAACGATGGGCATCTGCCTGGGGCATCAGCTCATCTCACTTATGTTTGGCTGTGACACCGAGCGCCTGCCGTACGGACATCGTGGCAGCAACCATCCGGTGAAGAACGTCATCACGGGTAAAGTGTATCTGACCTCGCAAAACCACGGCTATGTTGTAAAGCCGGAGTCGCTTGCAGTATCGCCACTTGAGTTGACATTTGTGAACGTAAACGATAAATCAGTCGAAGGTGTTCGTCATAAAACATTGCCGATCTCGTCTGTGCAGTTCCATCCAGAAGCACATGCGGGCCCGGATGATACGAATCATTTGTTTGCGGATTTTATCCGCCAATGCCAGGCTACAGGAGAGAAAAGTTATGCCTAA
- a CDS encoding Lon protease family protein: MWKTVDKDVLDKRKVPAARLRAWIDPAVFPFETTAEAEPLHDGIIGQDRAVRAMEFGLQVRQAGYNLFVMGPPGTGKTTYARTKVAQLAQSKPTPADWCYVYNFTRPDYPLALSFPAGEGRVFKAYIDELFRGIERAIRTTFSGEEYEKQRQYTVQNFNNRAQEFWDKLEDKAEQLNFVLERTPEGIATIPLVSGEPMSNEAFSQLSKEEQEAWEKKSKQIEQEAAETLRQVHLVEKEMAQAVSSMNKDSARHAIYHLFQPLYNLYRDEQVQTYIKAYEENVIENHQLFREQEKEEDPMESLLETDRKSMYHRYRVNVVVDNSEVDGAPVVFETNPSYYNLFGRMEYRSTLGTMTTDFTMIKSGALHLANGGYLIMQAGELLRNPYAWHVLKRTLKAASIQIENAAEEQGLIAASGLKPEPIPLQVKVVLIGDPDVYRALAEWDDDFYELFQVNVEFDTEMKNEQANHLAFASFVRSYGEQEGLRPFHRSALAELIEHSVRLAEDQRKLTTGFQAVTRLLVEAEFWAEREGSDIVYAQHVRRALAEQEYRSNGMDERMREMIEDGTIMVDVDGERVGQINGLAVLQIGEYAFGQPHRITAQTFIGRSGIINIERETSLSGQIHHKGLLILSGYLAGKFAQDKPLPLSASITFEQTYSMIDGDSASSTELYALLSSLSGIPIRQGIAVTGSVNQWGEIQPIGGVNEKIEGFFAVCRALGLTGGQGVIIPHQNVKNLMLRREVIEAVENGMFHIWQVRTIEEGIEILTGIEAGVHGEKDGYLDDTLFAAVNKRLERMAAAGSDPADLVIDVDSDVVKQIMDQETGK, encoded by the coding sequence ATGTGGAAGACGGTAGACAAGGACGTACTAGATAAACGAAAAGTACCGGCAGCCCGGCTGCGAGCCTGGATTGATCCGGCTGTATTTCCGTTTGAAACAACCGCAGAAGCAGAGCCACTGCATGACGGAATCATCGGGCAGGACCGGGCCGTTCGTGCTATGGAGTTCGGGCTACAGGTTCGGCAGGCCGGATACAATCTATTTGTCATGGGGCCACCGGGGACCGGGAAAACTACATACGCTCGAACAAAAGTAGCGCAGCTAGCTCAAAGCAAGCCGACGCCTGCCGATTGGTGCTACGTATATAACTTTACTCGCCCTGACTATCCGCTGGCCCTATCGTTTCCAGCGGGAGAAGGCCGGGTTTTCAAAGCTTACATAGATGAGTTGTTCCGTGGAATTGAGCGTGCGATCCGGACGACCTTTTCCGGAGAGGAATATGAAAAGCAGCGCCAGTATACGGTGCAGAATTTCAATAACCGGGCACAGGAGTTCTGGGACAAGCTTGAGGATAAAGCGGAACAATTGAATTTTGTTCTGGAGCGAACACCGGAAGGAATTGCGACCATTCCGCTTGTATCTGGTGAGCCGATGAGCAATGAGGCGTTTAGTCAATTATCAAAAGAAGAGCAGGAAGCCTGGGAGAAAAAAAGCAAGCAGATTGAACAGGAAGCAGCGGAGACATTGCGTCAGGTGCACCTGGTTGAGAAAGAGATGGCACAGGCGGTTTCCTCTATGAACAAAGACTCGGCTCGCCATGCGATCTATCATCTGTTCCAGCCGCTTTATAACCTGTACCGGGATGAACAGGTGCAGACATATATAAAAGCGTACGAGGAAAATGTAATCGAAAACCACCAGTTGTTCCGTGAGCAGGAAAAAGAAGAAGATCCGATGGAAAGCTTGCTTGAAACCGACCGGAAAAGCATGTATCACCGTTATCGTGTCAACGTAGTAGTGGACAACAGTGAAGTGGACGGCGCACCAGTCGTCTTCGAGACGAATCCGTCCTATTATAATTTGTTTGGACGGATGGAGTACCGCAGTACGCTTGGTACAATGACGACTGACTTTACCATGATTAAGTCGGGGGCCCTGCATCTAGCAAATGGGGGCTATCTGATTATGCAGGCTGGTGAATTGCTGCGGAATCCGTATGCCTGGCATGTTTTGAAACGCACACTAAAGGCCGCCAGTATTCAGATTGAGAATGCAGCAGAAGAGCAAGGGCTTATCGCAGCAAGCGGGCTAAAGCCGGAGCCGATTCCGCTTCAGGTCAAAGTCGTATTAATTGGTGACCCGGATGTGTACCGCGCACTTGCGGAATGGGATGATGATTTTTATGAGTTGTTTCAGGTCAATGTCGAGTTTGACACGGAGATGAAGAATGAGCAGGCGAACCATCTCGCTTTTGCTTCATTCGTGCGCAGCTACGGGGAACAGGAAGGGTTACGTCCGTTTCATCGCTCTGCGCTGGCTGAGCTGATCGAGCATAGCGTTCGGCTTGCAGAAGATCAGCGAAAACTGACTACTGGATTCCAGGCTGTTACCCGTCTGCTGGTAGAAGCGGAATTCTGGGCGGAGCGGGAAGGAAGCGATATCGTATACGCCCAGCACGTGCGAAGAGCACTTGCGGAACAGGAGTATCGCTCCAACGGAATGGATGAGAGAATGCGGGAGATGATTGAAGACGGCACCATTATGGTCGATGTGGATGGGGAGCGTGTGGGGCAGATTAACGGACTGGCGGTTCTACAGATTGGTGAATACGCATTCGGACAGCCGCATCGCATTACGGCTCAGACATTCATTGGACGCAGCGGTATTATTAACATTGAACGTGAGACTTCGTTAAGCGGGCAGATTCATCACAAAGGTTTGTTGATTTTGAGTGGGTATCTGGCCGGAAAGTTTGCGCAGGATAAACCACTTCCGCTATCGGCTAGTATCACGTTCGAACAGACATACAGCATGATTGACGGAGACAGTGCGTCTAGCACGGAGCTATACGCGCTCCTTTCTTCCTTATCTGGCATTCCGATTCGCCAGGGGATTGCGGTTACCGGATCTGTGAATCAGTGGGGCGAGATTCAGCCAATCGGAGGCGTAAATGAAAAAATAGAAGGTTTCTTTGCTGTATGCCGGGCACTTGGTCTGACAGGTGGGCAGGGGGTTATCATTCCGCATCAGAATGTGAAAAACTTGATGCTGCGCCGGGAAGTCATCGAGGCTGTAGAGAACGGCATGTTCCACATCTGGCAGGTGCGGACGATTGAAGAAGGCATTGAAATTCTTACAGGCATAGAAGCAGGCGTGCATGGAGAAAAAGATGGTTATCTGGATGATACATTGTTTGCCGCTGTTAACAAACGACTGGAACGTATGGCCGCTGCCGGAAGCGATCCAGCTGACCTCGTAATTGATGTTGATTCGGATGTGGTAAAACAAATTATGGATCAAGAAACTGGAAAGTAG
- the carB gene encoding carbamoyl-phosphate synthase (glutamine-hydrolyzing) large subunit — MPKLPDIKKVLVLGSGPIVIGQAAEFDYAGAQACLALREEGVEVILVNNNPATIMTDDEVADRIYMEPLTVEAVEKIIAKERPDGVLPTLGGQTGLNLAVELSKAGVLEKYDVQLLGTPLDTIIRGEDREEFKQMMKDIGEPVPESETVQTVDDAVVFANSIGYPVIVRPAYTLGGAGGGFANDEAELRVVAKRGLNASPIQQVLIERSIKGWKEIEYEVMRDANDTCIIVCNMENFDPVGVHTGDSIVFAPSQTLTDRQYQMLRSVACKVIRELGVVGGCNIQYALDPHSDDYYLIEVNPRVSRSSALASKATGYPIARTAAKLALGYHLDEVVNPITGYTYASFEPAIDYVVAKIPRWPFDKFPHADRTLGTQMKATGEVMSIDRTLEGALLKGIRSLEIGIQHVELGYVKEASDDELIEQMVTATDERIFYITEALRRGMSVDAIHEKTQVDRFFLNALARIVKLEKTMEDARWSGMKKELLKEAKLRGFADSTIARLCGTSFEEVRAALKEWSIRPAYKLVDTCAAEFVAATPYYYSTWQGRDEVPVTKADKKVLVLGSGPIRIGQGIEFDYCSVHAAKSLRKHGIQAVVINNNPETVSTDYNTADQLYFEPLALEDVLNVIEKEQVDGVMVQFGGQTAINLAEKLQKAGVHVYGTSVEAIDMVEDRELFYAMLRKLDIPHIPGQGVNSQQGAHLVAEEIGYPVLIRPSYVIGGRGMAVLHNGEELDQYFADWNRYTSSGALFPLLIDKYVSGMEVEIDAICDGDDILIPGIFQHIERAGVHSGDSMAIFPSPHLTDAQREEIGRYAALIAKEMKASGLINLQLVIDDKGTIYVLEVNPRASRTVPIVSKVTGIPMVALATRAQMGEKLADMGYGTGMMPRIPFYAVKGPVFSTIKLNGVDPALGPEMKSTGEVIGLSYSVEEAIGKAIAWKEGICDWLVNGDMILLSLSEQDKAAFVPHIAMLKKLGVQVIATPGTAALLNEHGLKVAEVVETVERVKDICADRPVKAFVNTPTLGNKRGRLGFELRQLALALNIPCFTFLDTFASYLDVHGHSAGEAIDLGSYLNGAKRKESVK, encoded by the coding sequence ATGCCTAAATTACCCGACATCAAAAAAGTTCTCGTTTTAGGCTCCGGTCCGATCGTCATCGGGCAGGCGGCTGAATTTGACTATGCCGGTGCGCAGGCATGTCTGGCGCTGCGCGAAGAAGGCGTAGAAGTTATTCTCGTTAACAACAATCCAGCAACGATCATGACCGATGATGAAGTGGCAGATCGTATCTATATGGAGCCGCTCACGGTTGAAGCGGTGGAGAAAATTATCGCCAAAGAACGCCCGGATGGCGTGCTGCCAACACTTGGTGGTCAGACGGGTCTGAATCTGGCGGTGGAATTGTCTAAGGCAGGTGTGCTAGAGAAGTATGATGTGCAGCTACTCGGCACCCCACTTGACACAATTATTCGCGGGGAAGACCGCGAAGAGTTCAAGCAGATGATGAAAGACATTGGGGAGCCGGTTCCCGAAAGCGAAACGGTGCAAACGGTAGACGATGCGGTTGTGTTTGCGAACAGCATCGGGTATCCGGTTATTGTGCGTCCGGCCTATACGCTCGGCGGCGCGGGCGGCGGCTTTGCCAATGATGAAGCGGAACTTCGCGTGGTGGCGAAGCGTGGCTTGAATGCAAGTCCGATTCAGCAAGTATTGATCGAGCGCAGCATTAAAGGCTGGAAAGAAATCGAGTACGAAGTTATGCGTGATGCGAACGATACGTGCATCATCGTCTGCAACATGGAGAACTTCGACCCGGTGGGCGTGCATACAGGGGATTCCATCGTATTTGCACCGTCCCAGACACTGACAGACCGCCAGTACCAGATGCTGCGCTCTGTGGCATGTAAAGTGATTCGGGAGCTTGGTGTTGTTGGGGGTTGCAACATTCAGTACGCGCTTGATCCGCACAGTGACGATTACTATCTAATCGAAGTAAACCCACGGGTAAGCCGTTCATCTGCGCTTGCATCGAAAGCCACTGGCTATCCGATTGCTCGTACAGCGGCGAAGCTGGCACTTGGCTATCATCTCGACGAAGTCGTGAACCCGATCACGGGCTATACGTATGCAAGTTTTGAACCGGCAATTGACTATGTGGTGGCGAAAATCCCACGCTGGCCGTTCGACAAGTTCCCACATGCGGATCGTACGCTTGGCACACAGATGAAGGCAACGGGCGAAGTGATGTCGATTGATCGTACGCTCGAAGGCGCTTTGCTGAAAGGTATTCGCTCGCTTGAGATTGGCATTCAGCACGTAGAGCTCGGTTATGTGAAAGAAGCAAGCGACGATGAGCTGATTGAACAGATGGTTACCGCAACCGATGAGCGTATTTTCTACATCACAGAAGCACTCCGCCGTGGCATGAGTGTGGATGCGATTCATGAGAAAACACAGGTAGATCGGTTCTTCTTGAACGCGCTGGCTCGTATTGTAAAGCTGGAGAAAACAATGGAAGACGCACGCTGGAGCGGTATGAAGAAGGAACTGTTGAAAGAAGCGAAGCTGCGCGGTTTTGCGGACAGTACGATTGCTCGCTTGTGCGGCACGAGCTTTGAGGAAGTACGCGCGGCACTGAAAGAGTGGAGTATCCGCCCGGCTTACAAGCTTGTAGACACATGCGCGGCTGAATTTGTGGCGGCGACACCATACTACTATTCAACGTGGCAGGGACGCGACGAAGTGCCGGTTACGAAAGCAGACAAAAAAGTGCTGGTCTTAGGTTCCGGTCCGATCCGCATTGGCCAGGGCATCGAGTTCGACTACTGTTCCGTACATGCGGCGAAATCGCTTCGTAAGCATGGTATTCAGGCAGTTGTCATTAACAACAACCCGGAGACAGTATCGACGGATTACAACACAGCGGACCAGTTGTACTTTGAACCGCTTGCGTTAGAAGACGTATTGAACGTGATCGAAAAAGAACAGGTAGACGGCGTTATGGTACAGTTCGGTGGCCAGACGGCGATTAACCTTGCGGAGAAGCTGCAAAAAGCAGGTGTGCATGTATATGGCACATCTGTGGAAGCAATCGACATGGTTGAAGACCGAGAGCTGTTCTACGCGATGCTGCGCAAGCTCGACATCCCGCACATTCCGGGTCAAGGTGTGAACAGCCAGCAGGGGGCACACCTTGTGGCAGAAGAAATCGGTTATCCGGTACTTATCCGCCCTTCATATGTAATTGGCGGTCGCGGTATGGCTGTGCTGCATAATGGGGAAGAGCTGGATCAGTATTTCGCGGACTGGAATCGCTACACGTCATCCGGCGCGTTGTTCCCGCTGTTGATTGATAAATACGTATCCGGTATGGAAGTGGAGATCGATGCGATCTGCGACGGTGATGACATCCTCATCCCGGGCATTTTCCAGCATATCGAGCGTGCAGGCGTTCACTCCGGTGACAGTATGGCCATCTTCCCGTCTCCGCATCTTACAGATGCACAGCGTGAAGAGATCGGACGCTATGCTGCACTCATCGCCAAAGAAATGAAAGCAAGCGGCTTGATCAATTTGCAGCTGGTAATCGACGATAAGGGCACGATTTATGTACTGGAAGTAAATCCGCGTGCTTCCCGCACGGTTCCAATCGTCAGCAAAGTAACCGGCATCCCGATGGTGGCACTTGCTACGCGGGCACAGATGGGCGAGAAGCTGGCCGACATGGGATATGGTACGGGTATGATGCCGCGAATTCCGTTCTATGCGGTGAAAGGTCCGGTATTCTCGACAATCAAGTTGAATGGTGTCGACCCAGCGCTTGGACCGGAGATGAAATCGACCGGGGAAGTAATTGGCCTTAGTTATTCGGTGGAAGAGGCGATTGGCAAGGCGATTGCCTGGAAAGAAGGCATCTGCGACTGGTTAGTGAACGGCGATATGATTTTACTGTCGCTGTCTGAACAGGACAAAGCGGCGTTCGTGCCGCACATTGCGATGCTGAAAAAACTTGGCGTACAGGTAATTGCCACACCGGGTACAGCAGCCCTCCTGAACGAGCATGGCTTGAAAGTGGCAGAAGTTGTAGAAACGGTAGAGCGTGTGAAAGACATTTGTGCCGACCGTCCTGTGAAAGCGTTCGTGAACACTCCAACGCTTGGAAATAAACGTGGTCGTCTTGGATTTGAACTGCGCCAGCTGGCCCTTGCGCTGAATATTCCGTGCTTTACGTTCCTTGATACGTTCGCATCGTACCTTGATGTACACGGACATAGTGCAGGTGAAGCGATTGACCTCGGTTCGTATTTAAATGGGGCGAAACGAAAGGAGTCTGTGAAATAA